A part of bacterium genomic DNA contains:
- the rpe gene encoding ribulose-phosphate 3-epimerase, with protein sequence MSGPRGPIKVAPSILAADFGRLADEVRAAARGGADLIHVDVMDGRFVPEITVGPAAVRVVCRATERPADVHLMVVEPERHLEAFARAGAGAITVHVETCPHLYDTVRRIAALGVRPGVALNPATPPEQAAWVLPQVATVLVMTVEPGAGGQPFIPGMAAKVAALAAWRRERGLEFEIAVDGGIGPETAASVVEAGATVLVAGTAVFGAPDGVAAAIARLREAATLGAGGPTSRP encoded by the coding sequence CTGAGCGGTCCCCGCGGGCCCATCAAGGTCGCCCCTTCGATCCTCGCGGCCGACTTCGGCCGGCTGGCCGACGAGGTCCGCGCGGCCGCGCGGGGCGGCGCGGATCTGATCCACGTCGATGTGATGGACGGGCGGTTCGTCCCGGAGATCACGGTGGGCCCGGCCGCGGTCCGCGTCGTCTGCCGGGCCACAGAGCGGCCGGCCGACGTGCACCTCATGGTCGTCGAGCCGGAGCGGCACCTCGAGGCCTTCGCCCGCGCCGGCGCGGGCGCGATTACGGTGCACGTCGAGACCTGTCCCCACCTCTATGACACCGTGCGCCGCATTGCCGCGCTCGGCGTGCGGCCCGGCGTGGCGTTGAACCCGGCCACGCCGCCTGAACAGGCCGCTTGGGTCCTGCCGCAGGTCGCCACGGTGCTGGTGATGACGGTGGAGCCGGGTGCCGGCGGACAGCCGTTCATTCCGGGCATGGCGGCGAAGGTGGCCGCGCTCGCGGCGTGGCGCCGCGAGCGCGGCCTGGAGTTCGAGATCGCGGTCGACGGCGGCATCGGTCCGGAGACGGCGGCCTCGGTGGTGGAGGCCGGCGCCACCGTGCTCGTCGCCGGCACCGCGGTGTTCGGGGCGCCCGACGGCGTCGCCGCGGCGATCGCGAGACTGCGGGAGGCTGCCACACTCGGCGCCGGCGGGCCGACGTCGCGACCGTGA